The following DNA comes from Bacteroidia bacterium.
TCTAAATACTACATCAAACTTTTATGCCCGCGTTTCCAATGGCGTATGCTTGAGTGATGCAGGTTCAGTAAACATTCCGGTTTATCCTTATCCTGCTGCACCAACTGTGAAAAATGATTCTATTTGTTCCGGTTCTCGTGCAACTTTAGTTGCACTATCTGTTGGCTCTCTTTCTATGCATTGGTATAAAGACACAACAGGCAGCAACTCTTTCTTTAATGGCAATATTTACCAAACTCCTGTTTTAAATGCCGATACATTTTTTTATGTTAGAGCCAGCAATTATTCATGCTACAGCCCAGGATTTGTAAGAGTTGAAGCATTAGTAGGCAGCAATTTTGCACCCCAAGAACCAACCTATTATGGAGACACAACAGTTTGTGGTAGCACAAATCCAACCATTTCTTTAACTGCAACTACTCCAAACCCTGATATCATCAGATGGTTCACACAAGCAAGTGGCGGCAGTCCTGTAGCAACCGGCACCTCCTACTCATTTCAATCTCCAATTCAACGCGGAACATACAACTATTTTGTTGAAGCATGGAACGGGTCTTGTGCAAGTTCAAGAATCATTGCAACCGTTGTTGTAGATGACGCTCCTGCTGTTTCTTTTACTGAAGGTTCGCAAGGTTGCGTTGGTCTCCTTTCATACGTTAAAGCCAGAGTTCCTTACGGAAATTTGAACTGGTTTGATAACAACAATAATTATATCAGTTCTGATTCTGTGATTACAATCAAGGGAGCCACCCATGATTCAACACTTTATCTAGAAACATACTCAGGAACCTGTATTGCTGCCAATAGAGTACCCGTTACAGCCGTCATTAACACCCCTCCTGATTTTGATTTTATTGCCAATGATACTATTTGCAGCAATAGCTTTGGCATACTAAAAGCAGGTGTACCTTTTGGTGATATTCTTTGGTATGAACACGAAAATGACACCATCCCTTTTGCATTAGGAAATTCATTTACAACCCCTATATTGCTTGGAAATATTGACTATTATATTAACACTCGTTATAACGGTTGTTTTAGCACTAAGTCCAAAATTTCTGTATTAGTGAATCCAAGACCATTCTCCGGATTTTTCTATGATTTAATGAAGAATAATACAATAAAGCTCACACCGCTTCAGGCATCAGGCAATGCTTATGATTGGGATTTTGGAGACGGAAGTACCGCAACAGATATCTCTCCTACTCATCAATATCAAGATACAGGTCATTACAATGTTAGATTAATCTTAACTTCTATTAAGAATGGTTGCAAAGACACAACTGTAAACAATGTTTATGTCCCTTGGGTTGATAATTCTTCTGTTGTACAAATTGACAAGGGTTCTTTTATGATATACCCCAACCCTTCTCAAACATTCTTTTTAATTGACAACAAAGAATATGCAGGCAATACTCCGCTTACTATTTATAACACTAAAGGTCAAATCGTATTTGAAAAAATGCTGAATATGCAACCCAATGAGGCAATTAAAATTGAGCATCATTTGCCCTCAGGTTTATACTTTATAAGCATAGGCAAAGAAATAAGGAAAATTGCCATTGAATAAATAAAGGTTATTTTGAAGCTGCACGTTGCAGCCTATCATTAATTGCCCTGCCTAAACCAATTTCCGGTAATCGCAGGGCAATTATTTTTTTATAAGATGCTGCATCCAGCTGTCTGATAAAAGCATACAAATGATGCGCTGCTTCATACGTGTCTGCTTTAGCTGAGAGATTGAGCACACTTCCAAACCCTTGCAGATTCATAGTTTCCCCAAACACCAATAATGCAGTTTGGCTTCTTTCATGCTCATCCATTACAAGTACTCTTTTTTCAAAATCCTTTTTGTCTAACAAGTCCATTTGTGTTGTTGGGCTATAATGTTTATCAAGCTGACCGGACACATCAGGATTTGAACTTTTATGAATTTTCACAGCCAACTTCTCTCCTACGGTTTCTTCAATATTTTCAATTGAAATGCCACCCAATCGCCAAAGTTCAATAGCATTATCTTTATAGCCTAAGATTGTAGATTCTATTCCAATTTGACAACTTCCGCCATCCAAAATATAATCCACTTTATCACCGAGTTGCGCTTGGACATGTTGAGCCGTAGTAGGGCTAACATATCCAAAGGGATTTGCACTTGGAGCCGCAAGAGGAAAGTCTATAGCAGTTAACAATCTTAGGGTAAGCGGATGAGCCGGCACTCTAACTGCTACAATAGGGCTTCCGGCTGTAATCATATCAGGCACAATCGCCACTTTGGGTGCTGCTAATGTTAGCGGTCCTGGCCAATATTTGCTTGCAAGGAAATCAAATTGGGGTGGATAGTTGTCTAAGAGTGCAAATCCAGCTTTTGCTGATGCACAATGGAGTATTAAAGGGTCAAAAAAAGGACGGTTTTTTGCTTCAAAAATGGAGGCAACTGCTTTTAAATTATAAGCATTTGCAGCTAAGCCATAAACTGTTTCGGTTGGAATCGCCACCAATTTACCTGCTTTCAACAGAGAAGCAGCTAATTCAATATCGTCACCAATTTGTGTCAAGACCTATATCCTCAAGTTCTTATGAACCCCTCTTCAGTCCGTATTTATCGATTTTGTTATATAAATGGCTTCGTTGAATGTCAATTTGAGAGGCTGTTTTAGCAACATTCCACGCATTTTGGGTTAGTTTATAATTCAAAAAGATTTTTTCTGAATAATCCTTAAAATCCTGAAACTTATCATGTTTTGTGATATCAACTGATTCAATTCCTTTAATCACCTGTGATGGGTTAGAATAACTCAACACATCATCTGCTGTTATCTTTTTGTCACACAAAATCACGAGCCTTTCAATAACATTGCGTAACTCTCTGATATTTCCAGACCATTTAACATTTTGCAATTCTTTGAGTGCATCCACTGTAAATGATTTGAGTGTTTGTCCGGACTCTTCACAGATTTCTCTCAAAAATTTTTCTGCTAAAATCGGTATATCATCTTTTCTTTCATTAAGCGTAGGAACATGAATAAGAATCACACTGAGTCTATGATATAAATCGAGTCGAAAATTTCCTTTTTCAATTTCTTCATTCAAGTTCTTATTAGTAGCAGCAATAATTCTCACATCCACTTTAATACCTTTATCACCTCCTACTCTATTGATTATACCTTCTTGAATTGCACGCAACACTTTTGCTTGAGCAGCCATACTCATATCTCCAATTTCATCCAAAAAGAGAGTACCGCCATTTGCCTGTTCAAACTTGCCTATTCTTTGTTTAATAGCAGTTGTAAAAGCTCCTTTTTCATGTCCAAACAACTCACTCTCAATCAACTCGGAAGGGATGGCAGCGCAATTCACCTCAATAAAAGGTGCATTTGCCCTATGGCTTTTTTCATGCAGCCATCTTGCTACTAATTCTTTACCTGTGCCGTTTTCTCCGGTAATTAACACTCTTGCATCTGTGGGTGCAACTTTCTCTATTGTGTTCTTGATATTGACAACCGATGGAGATTCGCCTAAAATATCTTTTGTTTTTGATATCTTTCTTTTTAGAATCCTGGTTTCAACCACCAAATTACTTTTGTCAATAGCATTCTTAATAGTAATGAGCAACCTATTCAAATCAGGGGGTTTTGTAATAAAGTCGTATGCACCTTTACGCACAGAGTCAACAGCAACTTCAATAGAACCATGTCCTGAAATCATGATAATCGGCACATCAGGAGCTAAATCATTGGCTTTAGCCAAAAACTCAAGCCCATCCATACCGGGCATCTTAATATCTGAAAGTACAACATCATAAAGATTTTCACCGAGTGCAACTAAACCATCTTTGCCGCTTTCTGCAACATCAACAGCATATCCTTCAAAACTCAGAATTTCCTTTAGCGTATCTCTTATTGCCTTTTCGTCATCTACAACTAAAATTTTAGCTATCATACTTAGTGTATAGTTTATTATGCAAAGATGCATTTCATATTAGTATAATTCAGCATTGTGTATAATCGGTTTAAAATTAAAAATAAGCACTTATTTTGCCGCTACTTCTCTGTCTATTTTGAAAAGAATACACTATCACAACCTTGATGCAATTAGATTCATTGCTTTTTTCAAAGTATTTCTGCTTCATTTACCTGAAGGTATAAACACCCCGGTTTTTAATTTTCTAAAACAAGGAGGAGGAACCGGAGTGTCAATATTCTTTGTACTCAGCGGATTCCTTATTAGTGATATTTTAATTAAGCAATGTAACCAATATGGACATGTGAATCCTATAACATTTCTAATTAGAAGAGCTTTTAGAATATGGCCTCTTTTCTTTTTGGGTGTTGCGATTGCCTATATGGGTATTGCACTAACCTCTTATTTCGGCATTTCTCAAAGTGAAGGCTATATGCCTAAGCCTATATTTTCGTTTTTGTTTTTAGAAAATTACAAATCAATTTTAGAAGGTACTTATCCGCGCGGAGTTCCATTGCAAGTATTTTGGTCATTATGCATAGAAGAACATTTTTACTTACTGTGGATTTTACTTTTTATGTTTGTTCCAATCAAGCATGTAGTGAAAGTATTTGGCGGACTTTGGCTATTGGCTATAACCACACGATATTTAACATTAAAATACTTACCTGAGTATCATATCAACGGCAGTGAAATTATTACATCACTTGATTACTTTGCTGTCGGAGGCTTGGTGGCAGCTTATCGCAATCAATTACTTCCTTTCAAATTTGACTACCAGAATCGCTTTATACGTTTGGCAACTATTAGCATCGCGATTGGCTATATTATCTTGCAACATCTCTGGTTTGAATATTTGGGTATTTTCGGCATTACCACCTCTGCATTCGTTTATGGCATGTTCATTTGGGTAATGACAGCTCAATCAACAAAAAACTTCATAAAAGACAATGCAATGATTTCAAGACTCGGAATCATTAGTTATGGCTTATATGTTTTTCATACTCCAATAATACTGTCACTTCGTAAACTATATGACTTTGCAGCCATAGAATACCAAAGTAGTATTGGGATATTACTTTTTTCAATTCTTGCCCTTGCTCTTTCTATTATTGTTGCATGGCTTTCATATAACTTTTATGAGGGTTGGTTTCTCAAAATCCGAGAGAAGTACTGGAAATAAAAAAGTTGTGCATTGGGCAATACACAACTTTTTTCAATTACTTAAAATTTAGGATTATTCCTCTAGTTTCTTTCTTTTAGTCATATCCATCATAATTGGCGTAGCAATAAAGATAGATGAATAAGTTCCAAAGGCAATACCAATAATAATAACAAATGAGAATCCTTTTAATGCTTCACCACCAAACAAGAACAGGATTATTACCAAAATTATTGTTGTGAATGAAGTAAGGAAAGTTCTACTTAGCGTACTGTTAATCGCTTGGTTAACTAATGTAGGAAAATCAGCAGAACGTCTTTGAGTTAAATATTCTCTTAACCTGTCAAATACAACCACAGTATCGTTAATAGAATAACCAATGATAGTCAGTACCGCTGCTATAAATGTCTGGTCTATTTCAGTGCTAAAAGGAAGAATAGGACCAAACAGCGCATAGATAGAGAAGATTATCAAAACGTCATGTATTGTTGCAATAATAGCTCCCATACTATAGCTCCATTTTTTAAATCTAATGAAGATATACAAAGCCATTCCAATCAATGAAATAATAATAATGATAGACGATTTTGCTCTGATAGAACTTGCTACAGTAGGTCCAATTTTACTGCTTGACAAGATACTCTTTTGAGTCAAACCATATTCAGATAATGCATTAACAAGGTCAGACTGAACTTTCTTGCTAATTTCCGGGTCGGTTGATTCGATCATGTAGGAAGTAACAATCTTATAACGGTTATCAGAACCTAAAGTTTTTACTTCATTACTGCTACCCGGCAATTTCTTATCCAATACATCTTTTATCTTATAAGCAGCCACTTTTTGATCAATTTGAACTCTATATGACCAACCGCCTTTGAAATCAATACCGGAAGATAGGTTACCCATCGCCATTGCGATAATACCGGCAATAATTAACAAACCAGAGAATGCATAACTTATCTTACGACTTTTAACAAAGTCAAAGTTCGAATTTTGTCCTATCGTACTGTAACTAAAAGCTATTTTATAATCGTTAGACTTTTCAAGTCTTCTATCTACTAACACTCTTGTAACAAGAATGGCAGTAAACAAAGAAGAAAGAATACCGATAATCAAGATTATAGCAAAACCATAAACAGGACCTGCTCCGGAAAACAACATGATAATACCCACCAAGAGTGTTGTAATATTACCGTCAAGAATAGAAGGCATTGCTGCTTTGTATCCATCATTGACAGCCGTTTTCAACATTTTTCCTAATCGCAATTCTTCTTTAATTCTTTCAAAAATAAGAACGTTCGCATCAACTGCCATACCGATAGTCAGAATCAAACCTGCAATACCGGGCAATGTTAGAGCTGCACCATAAGAAGCTAATATTCCAACGATGAAGAACATATTAAGCATAACTGCAATTGTTGCTACCCATCCTCCTCTTGCATAATACAACATCATCACAAGCACAAGTGATAAAAATCCGATGATCAGAGAAACTATACCCTGCGTGATAGATTCTTGTCCTAAGGTTGGTCCTACAACATCCTCTGCTACAATTCTTGCAGGAGCAGGCAATTTACCGGCCTTTAAAATATTAGAGAGGAATTGAGCTTCTTTTAAGTCGAAGCTTCCTGTAATGACAGACATTCCATTTGGAATTTCGGAGTTTACGGTTGGTGCTGTATATACTTTACCGTCAAGAACAACTGCAATAAAATCTTGATTTACGCTGGCTGCTTTTGTAATGAGTCTCCACTCTCGCGCTCCAACATCATTCATCTTCATTGAGATTTCAATTTGTCCTGTTTGGCTTGTAGAAGGACGTGCATCAACAATGATATCGCCACCTAAAGCTGCCTTTCCTTGTTTATTTGGCTTTAGAAAATAGAAAGCATATATATCGCTATTTTTACCCAGAGGTTGCGCACCCCAAGCAAAGTGAATATTGCGTGGTAACACCTTGCGAACAACAGGATCATTAAACATCTCTTCTACCTTAGCCATGTTTTCCTTTGTTGCATATCCAACATAAGGACTGGTATATAATTGTCCTTCGTTGGTTACCGCAGGATATAAATATGTATAAAGCGGATTTTCTTGTTTAAACTTCTCTTCATTACTTAAAGAATCATTTGAAGCAACAGCGGTGGTGTCTTTATCTTTTTTACCAAAGAGTTCTCCTTCTGCATTCTCTGTATTGCTCTCATTATTATCAGTTTGAGCAATTGCTGTATCTTGATTTGAAGTAGAGTCATCATCAGCAATACCATATTTAGCTTTCAACGCTTTGTTTGCTTCTTCTAAATATTTGAATCCTGCATACTGGTTTTTCTCGTTATTGCCATAAACTTCCCAAAATTCAAGTTTAGCAGATTCTTGCAACATTCTTCTAATCTGCTCAGGGTTATCTACTCCGGGAAGTTCCACAGAAATTCTTCCCCCATCTACTCTTTGAATATTTGGTTGAGAAACATTACTTTGGGAAATCCTTGTTTCAATTACATCAAGTGAACGATCAGAAGCTTGTGTAGTTTCAGTTTTAAGAAAATTAATAACATCTCTGTCAGTTGAATTAAACTTTACTGACTCACTATTTTCTCTGGATGCAAATAAGGGAGCTAAACTTCTGTTTGGAGCAATTGCTTTAAAACTTTCTGCAAAATAGTCAACAAAATTTCCTTCTTTATCAATGGATTTTGCCCTTGCCTGTTCCAAAGCTGCAATCAAGTCTTTATCTTCAGCATTAGCACCGGCAAGTCCTTTTATCACATCTTCAGTAGAAACCTCTAAGATGATATTCATACCTCCGCGAAGATCAAGACCAAGATTTAATTCCTTTTCCTTACATTCTAAATAGGTGTATGAAGTTATACCAATGTTATAAACGGTTTGATGACTGATTGAATCAATGTATTTTGTGTAAATATCATGATCTACTTTGCCATTAACGGTTGCATATTCTTTTCCTTTGTTTTCAACCCCTCTTGTAACAAACGTGAATGACAATTGGTAAATACAAACCAATGCCAAGATTGCGGTGAACCATATTATTGCGCCTTTATTTTTCATCTTTTAGAAATACTATTTTTATCTTTTAAAACGGTGGGCGAAAATAAACATAAATTTCAACCCACGAAATATTTTCGGAAGGAATTAGAAAGTTTATAATTGAAATCTGGGTTTCTGTTGTATTACAGGAGCCTTACATCTTAATAGTT
Coding sequences within:
- a CDS encoding PKD domain-containing protein, which translates into the protein MKRVFTNLLLLSFLTIITPHVYSQISTANVKIIDNSHKFSASDIDRRSATNPTPCSTDTIEYARYNATGFYVVTGNSGRGLAQFYGAPQKLTISGATFYAYISSNPPTPLTSKVYVNLYKAGSDSLPSGSPLRSDTITLDSTFGNGLLTNIVKHASFTPITISYDYIIAVETDVNDTLSMGIVANDWANNNGKGRSFNAGSINGTWYRGRNLNVGGVVFDCDILINPHVKYDLATDFEITNQCFKPGTTVNFKNKNKNSVVSSIFYNYRAFYNQEMFSHIWNYDVDGSPFSGSYAIDGQSVYSQNKPYTVRLATQLLQWTNFKYCYDTAIYTIYPKPETPSILGGSILCEGSNTKLNIAPPLNTTVRWTLDNNTDTTGYAFGDTLTTPNLNTTSNFYARVSNGVCLSDAGSVNIPVYPYPAAPTVKNDSICSGSRATLVALSVGSLSMHWYKDTTGSNSFFNGNIYQTPVLNADTFFYVRASNYSCYSPGFVRVEALVGSNFAPQEPTYYGDTTVCGSTNPTISLTATTPNPDIIRWFTQASGGSPVATGTSYSFQSPIQRGTYNYFVEAWNGSCASSRIIATVVVDDAPAVSFTEGSQGCVGLLSYVKARVPYGNLNWFDNNNNYISSDSVITIKGATHDSTLYLETYSGTCIAANRVPVTAVINTPPDFDFIANDTICSNSFGILKAGVPFGDILWYEHENDTIPFALGNSFTTPILLGNIDYYINTRYNGCFSTKSKISVLVNPRPFSGFFYDLMKNNTIKLTPLQASGNAYDWDFGDGSTATDISPTHQYQDTGHYNVRLILTSIKNGCKDTTVNNVYVPWVDNSSVVQIDKGSFMIYPNPSQTFFLIDNKEYAGNTPLTIYNTKGQIVFEKMLNMQPNEAIKIEHHLPSGLYFISIGKEIRKIAIE
- a CDS encoding L-threonylcarbamoyladenylate synthase, which encodes MTQIGDDIELAASLLKAGKLVAIPTETVYGLAANAYNLKAVASIFEAKNRPFFDPLILHCASAKAGFALLDNYPPQFDFLASKYWPGPLTLAAPKVAIVPDMITAGSPIVAVRVPAHPLTLRLLTAIDFPLAAPSANPFGYVSPTTAQHVQAQLGDKVDYILDGGSCQIGIESTILGYKDNAIELWRLGGISIENIEETVGEKLAVKIHKSSNPDVSGQLDKHYSPTTQMDLLDKKDFEKRVLVMDEHERSQTALLVFGETMNLQGFGSVLNLSAKADTYEAAHHLYAFIRQLDAASYKKIIALRLPEIGLGRAINDRLQRAASK
- a CDS encoding sigma-54 dependent transcriptional regulator, producing MAKILVVDDEKAIRDTLKEILSFEGYAVDVAESGKDGLVALGENLYDVVLSDIKMPGMDGLEFLAKANDLAPDVPIIMISGHGSIEVAVDSVRKGAYDFITKPPDLNRLLITIKNAIDKSNLVVETRILKRKISKTKDILGESPSVVNIKNTIEKVAPTDARVLITGENGTGKELVARWLHEKSHRANAPFIEVNCAAIPSELIESELFGHEKGAFTTAIKQRIGKFEQANGGTLFLDEIGDMSMAAQAKVLRAIQEGIINRVGGDKGIKVDVRIIAATNKNLNEEIEKGNFRLDLYHRLSVILIHVPTLNERKDDIPILAEKFLREICEESGQTLKSFTVDALKELQNVKWSGNIRELRNVIERLVILCDKKITADDVLSYSNPSQVIKGIESVDITKHDKFQDFKDYSEKIFLNYKLTQNAWNVAKTASQIDIQRSHLYNKIDKYGLKRGS
- a CDS encoding acyltransferase translates to MKRIHYHNLDAIRFIAFFKVFLLHLPEGINTPVFNFLKQGGGTGVSIFFVLSGFLISDILIKQCNQYGHVNPITFLIRRAFRIWPLFFLGVAIAYMGIALTSYFGISQSEGYMPKPIFSFLFLENYKSILEGTYPRGVPLQVFWSLCIEEHFYLLWILLFMFVPIKHVVKVFGGLWLLAITTRYLTLKYLPEYHINGSEIITSLDYFAVGGLVAAYRNQLLPFKFDYQNRFIRLATISIAIGYIILQHLWFEYLGIFGITTSAFVYGMFIWVMTAQSTKNFIKDNAMISRLGIISYGLYVFHTPIILSLRKLYDFAAIEYQSSIGILLFSILALALSIIVAWLSYNFYEGWFLKIREKYWK
- the secDF gene encoding protein translocase subunit SecDF, giving the protein MKNKGAIIWFTAILALVCIYQLSFTFVTRGVENKGKEYATVNGKVDHDIYTKYIDSISHQTVYNIGITSYTYLECKEKELNLGLDLRGGMNIILEVSTEDVIKGLAGANAEDKDLIAALEQARAKSIDKEGNFVDYFAESFKAIAPNRSLAPLFASRENSESVKFNSTDRDVINFLKTETTQASDRSLDVIETRISQSNVSQPNIQRVDGGRISVELPGVDNPEQIRRMLQESAKLEFWEVYGNNEKNQYAGFKYLEEANKALKAKYGIADDDSTSNQDTAIAQTDNNESNTENAEGELFGKKDKDTTAVASNDSLSNEEKFKQENPLYTYLYPAVTNEGQLYTSPYVGYATKENMAKVEEMFNDPVVRKVLPRNIHFAWGAQPLGKNSDIYAFYFLKPNKQGKAALGGDIIVDARPSTSQTGQIEISMKMNDVGAREWRLITKAASVNQDFIAVVLDGKVYTAPTVNSEIPNGMSVITGSFDLKEAQFLSNILKAGKLPAPARIVAEDVVGPTLGQESITQGIVSLIIGFLSLVLVMMLYYARGGWVATIAVMLNMFFIVGILASYGAALTLPGIAGLILTIGMAVDANVLIFERIKEELRLGKMLKTAVNDGYKAAMPSILDGNITTLLVGIIMLFSGAGPVYGFAIILIIGILSSLFTAILVTRVLVDRRLEKSNDYKIAFSYSTIGQNSNFDFVKSRKISYAFSGLLIIAGIIAMAMGNLSSGIDFKGGWSYRVQIDQKVAAYKIKDVLDKKLPGSSNEVKTLGSDNRYKIVTSYMIESTDPEISKKVQSDLVNALSEYGLTQKSILSSSKIGPTVASSIRAKSSIIIIISLIGMALYIFIRFKKWSYSMGAIIATIHDVLIIFSIYALFGPILPFSTEIDQTFIAAVLTIIGYSINDTVVVFDRLREYLTQRRSADFPTLVNQAINSTLSRTFLTSFTTIILVIILFLFGGEALKGFSFVIIIGIAFGTYSSIFIATPIMMDMTKRKKLEE